In Porphyromonas cangingivalis, a genomic segment contains:
- a CDS encoding SusC/RagA family TonB-linked outer membrane protein, translating into MDKRKRSNKMVMSFAATAFVFAVGVGTTLPVFSQQRPAQQVQQGLVTVRGRVLDQKKEPLPGAKIQVKGLNLGTVSDYNGNFLLRRVPMGATLEVYFVGMKPGTVKVKGEDVIEVILKEDKTELSEVVVTGYSEIRKDRMTGSASTINSSEFKNLDVKSMDQILKGAVSGVTTYTSGRPGETAKIRIRGANSLTGNTEPIWIIDGMPMQGEPPKASNGSSLEEMLFQNGIGNIPPDDIESINILKDAAASAIYGARAANGVIVVKTKRGAEGPTRFNVTAHFGLVERPQNTLPLMNSEQKIRFEREVFHDTDDSSIGRAADIYYRIGRGTLSAAEGEAELARMARTNTNWFREIYRPAFSTQISMSASGGSTKTRHYTAINFSDENGTEYNNNHKRFRFSSKVDYSLSSKLELQTDIAATYVQDRRSASAIGSLQYALRANPYETPDGYDMSYLLSSRYSAISPGLRWKKLNVMSEIMNNTDYTRRIEPQLNTRLKWDTPLEGLTAMVHGTVNASVSVSRKEIQENTYTSFSSNWLQSLYGISEEQARGSLQEASYASNSYTMRSTLQYVKDWDSAHNIDFMAGSEISHMIGYTSGVTFPTFDKTHRVIGYPELTDDIEVKNINFKALGSTGRFESKLASLFLSGSYSYLDKYILSGSVRYDGSNVIGNQNQFTPLWNVSGRWNVHRESFFKKNDIVNALSLRFGYGYTGSIDKNALPFVVMYVDENVLYDGQKIPSNFNYANPSIKWQTKQDFNLGAEISALSNRLRLNVNYYNNRVFDLLDSRHRPLSSGVSRITENVANLTNRGWEFDLSGTIIESGKFSWSAQANFAINENKVTVTGYKSLADIPSGYRGTGYENNALFVEGYSTGEWFGYKFAGIDPGTGHTLAYTKDGETQDMDLIRGDSQEVKTPELRSLGVFDPPFSGGFSTSFTWDRLVLSMSMEYQGGHHIPSFSTFGSFTPYNRSINDEYRWRGVGDIAPFPAMTQYAQAYGSFLFDRHLERGDYLRCTYLTLGYNLPTHFLKMIGLESARLSLTANNLFTITGYKGLDPALRGSTGGYPASRRYSLSLNISL; encoded by the coding sequence ATGGACAAGAGAAAAAGGTCAAACAAGATGGTGATGTCTTTCGCTGCCACGGCATTCGTATTTGCTGTGGGTGTGGGTACGACATTACCGGTATTTTCACAGCAGAGGCCGGCACAGCAGGTACAGCAAGGACTGGTCACTGTAAGAGGGCGAGTGCTCGATCAGAAGAAAGAGCCACTGCCCGGGGCAAAGATTCAGGTCAAGGGCCTGAACTTAGGTACTGTCTCTGACTACAATGGTAACTTTTTGCTGAGACGAGTACCCATGGGAGCCACTTTGGAGGTGTACTTCGTCGGCATGAAGCCCGGGACTGTCAAGGTCAAAGGCGAGGATGTCATCGAAGTCATTCTCAAAGAAGATAAGACAGAGCTATCCGAGGTCGTCGTCACAGGATATAGTGAGATCCGAAAAGACCGTATGACAGGTAGTGCATCGACCATCAACTCTTCGGAGTTCAAGAACCTTGATGTCAAGTCCATGGATCAGATCTTGAAAGGTGCGGTGTCGGGTGTCACCACATACACTTCGGGACGTCCCGGAGAGACAGCGAAGATACGTATCCGTGGTGCAAACTCCCTCACGGGCAACACCGAGCCTATATGGATCATCGACGGGATGCCGATGCAGGGTGAGCCTCCCAAGGCTTCCAACGGATCGTCGTTGGAAGAGATGCTCTTCCAAAACGGTATCGGCAACATCCCTCCCGATGATATCGAATCGATAAACATCCTCAAGGATGCTGCGGCTTCGGCTATCTATGGTGCACGTGCTGCCAATGGTGTGATCGTCGTCAAGACAAAGCGTGGGGCAGAGGGTCCCACGAGGTTCAACGTGACAGCTCACTTCGGACTCGTAGAAAGACCTCAGAACACACTTCCTCTCATGAACTCGGAACAGAAGATCCGCTTCGAGAGAGAGGTCTTCCACGACACCGACGACAGCTCGATCGGACGAGCAGCCGACATCTACTATCGCATCGGAAGGGGTACCCTCTCTGCGGCCGAAGGTGAGGCAGAGCTTGCAAGGATGGCACGTACGAACACCAATTGGTTCAGAGAGATATACCGTCCGGCCTTCAGCACACAGATCAGCATGAGTGCTTCGGGTGGTAGCACCAAGACAAGACACTACACTGCGATAAACTTCTCTGACGAAAACGGTACGGAGTACAACAACAACCACAAGAGATTCCGCTTCTCAAGCAAGGTCGACTACTCTCTCTCCAGCAAGCTTGAGCTACAGACAGACATCGCTGCGACCTATGTACAGGACAGACGCTCGGCATCGGCCATAGGATCGCTTCAGTACGCCCTGAGGGCCAATCCCTATGAGACCCCCGACGGCTACGATATGAGCTACCTCCTCAGCTCCCGATACAGTGCCATCTCTCCGGGTCTGAGATGGAAAAAGCTGAACGTGATGTCGGAGATCATGAACAACACCGACTACACCAGACGTATAGAGCCTCAGCTCAATACCCGACTCAAGTGGGACACTCCCCTCGAAGGCCTTACGGCAATGGTTCATGGTACTGTAAATGCTTCTGTATCGGTGTCTCGCAAGGAAATACAAGAGAACACTTACACAAGCTTCAGCTCGAACTGGCTCCAATCCCTCTATGGGATCTCTGAAGAGCAGGCAAGAGGATCTCTCCAAGAGGCTTCCTATGCGTCGAACAGCTATACGATGCGAAGCACCCTCCAATATGTCAAGGACTGGGACTCTGCGCACAACATCGACTTCATGGCGGGCTCTGAGATCTCTCACATGATCGGTTACACTTCGGGTGTCACATTCCCTACGTTCGACAAGACCCACAGAGTGATCGGCTACCCCGAGCTGACAGATGACATAGAGGTCAAAAACATCAACTTCAAAGCACTCGGCTCTACCGGTCGTTTCGAGAGCAAACTGGCATCTCTATTCCTCTCCGGTAGCTACTCTTATCTCGACAAATATATCTTGAGCGGATCTGTCAGATACGACGGTTCGAACGTCATCGGCAACCAAAATCAGTTCACTCCACTATGGAACGTCTCCGGACGCTGGAATGTGCACAGAGAGTCTTTCTTCAAGAAGAATGACATCGTCAACGCTCTCTCTTTGCGATTCGGCTATGGATACACAGGTAGCATCGACAAGAATGCACTTCCGTTCGTGGTGATGTATGTCGACGAAAATGTCCTATACGACGGACAGAAGATCCCATCGAACTTCAACTACGCAAACCCCAGCATCAAGTGGCAGACCAAGCAGGACTTCAACCTCGGTGCTGAGATCAGCGCACTAAGCAACAGACTTAGACTCAATGTCAACTATTACAACAACAGAGTCTTCGACCTGCTTGACTCACGCCACCGCCCTCTGTCTTCGGGGGTAAGCCGTATCACCGAAAACGTCGCAAACCTGACCAACAGGGGTTGGGAATTTGACCTCTCGGGTACGATCATCGAGTCGGGCAAGTTCAGCTGGTCTGCTCAAGCCAACTTTGCCATAAATGAAAATAAGGTGACCGTCACCGGTTACAAGTCCCTTGCCGACATCCCTTCAGGATACCGTGGTACAGGATACGAAAACAACGCTCTCTTCGTGGAAGGCTATTCGACAGGCGAATGGTTTGGTTACAAGTTTGCAGGCATCGATCCGGGCACAGGACATACACTGGCTTACACCAAGGATGGCGAGACTCAGGACATGGACCTCATCAGAGGCGACAGTCAGGAAGTCAAGACACCTGAGTTGAGATCTTTGGGTGTATTTGACCCACCGTTCTCAGGAGGTTTCTCGACATCATTCACTTGGGACAGACTCGTACTGTCGATGAGTATGGAGTATCAAGGTGGCCATCACATCCCATCGTTCAGTACCTTCGGCTCTTTCACTCCATACAACAGAAGTATAAACGATGAGTACAGATGGCGTGGAGTCGGAGACATCGCTCCATTCCCTGCGATGACACAGTATGCACAGGCATACGGTAGTTTCCTCTTCGACAGACACCTTGAGAGAGGAGACTACCTACGCTGTACGTACCTCACGTTGGGTTACAATCTGCCCACACACTTCTTGAAGATGATCGGGCTTGAGTCTGCAAGACTTTCTCTGACAGCGAACAACCTCTTCACCATTACCGGCTACAAGGGTCTCGACCCGGCTCTTAGAGGCAGCACCGGTGGTTATCCTGCTTCACGCAGATACTCGTTGTCTCTCAACATTAGTTTATAA
- a CDS encoding RagB/SusD family nutrient uptake outer membrane protein: MNIKKLAIYSLYLCFFILSFGFTGCKKFLEVKPTNELTISTYDDVKALLGAHLKSFYTGINYLSRSGISPFYKDNTDEYLYAHLYSDDFDINQYMNFLTQNYSADFLPCLKWDHEFAPGKIWESYYKSIGFYNMILSELRKNSSGDKERDEQIAAEAKILRAWYFFRLMQYFMPYNEAQLGLPLNTDPDAVGSYDSRRKTQAENYDFLISELNEVLSYSFKVRSEYNIFYDERIAHALLAQIYLHKGGSGAKQSDDYDKAILHAKKVLDSGLNYTILRPVLPTSADSPQIFGSTTKKKHALFVAIQSTNEMEYVWGVPYYEIPQYPSKELLELFQPNDKRYKRNFREFDKGLGVVKYEATFIYSYSMYEFFTAAEMKLIIAESYARKGDEASALRELTEFASSRYEGYQRNESKTVLQNILDERRREFCFDFTMRWLDLTRLQTGFKRSLRRAGQEDQVFEIKDNDHHFCMPIPNKEERIENPIPQNPGWTGF; encoded by the coding sequence ATGAATATCAAAAAGCTTGCTATTTACAGCTTATATTTATGTTTTTTCATCCTTTCCTTTGGCTTTACAGGATGTAAGAAGTTTCTGGAGGTGAAGCCAACGAATGAGTTGACAATATCCACATACGATGACGTCAAGGCGCTCTTGGGGGCACATCTGAAAAGCTTTTATACGGGTATAAACTATCTTAGTCGCTCTGGTATAAGTCCGTTTTATAAGGATAATACCGATGAATATCTTTACGCTCATCTCTATAGTGATGACTTTGATATTAACCAGTATATGAATTTTTTGACCCAAAACTACAGTGCGGACTTTCTTCCATGCCTTAAGTGGGATCACGAATTTGCGCCTGGGAAAATTTGGGAATCATATTACAAAAGCATCGGGTTTTACAATATGATCTTGTCAGAGCTCCGGAAGAACTCTTCAGGAGACAAAGAGAGAGACGAACAAATCGCAGCAGAGGCAAAGATCCTCCGTGCATGGTACTTTTTCCGCCTCATGCAGTACTTCATGCCATACAATGAGGCTCAGCTCGGCTTGCCACTCAACACCGACCCCGATGCCGTCGGATCATACGACAGCAGGAGAAAGACACAGGCTGAGAACTATGACTTCCTGATCTCTGAACTCAACGAAGTGCTCAGCTACTCATTCAAGGTGAGAAGCGAGTACAATATCTTCTACGACGAGCGTATAGCACACGCTCTCCTTGCACAGATCTATCTGCACAAAGGGGGATCGGGTGCAAAACAGTCGGACGACTACGACAAGGCCATCCTCCATGCCAAGAAGGTACTCGACAGCGGATTGAACTACACCATCCTCCGTCCGGTATTGCCGACATCTGCCGACAGTCCACAGATCTTCGGCAGTACGACAAAGAAGAAGCATGCCCTATTCGTCGCTATTCAGAGCACCAACGAGATGGAATATGTCTGGGGAGTCCCCTACTACGAGATCCCCCAATATCCGTCCAAGGAGCTACTCGAACTTTTTCAGCCCAACGACAAACGCTATAAGAGGAACTTCAGAGAGTTTGATAAAGGGCTCGGAGTCGTGAAATATGAGGCGACATTCATATACTCTTATTCAATGTACGAGTTCTTTACCGCAGCTGAGATGAAGCTAATCATCGCCGAAAGCTATGCAAGAAAAGGCGATGAAGCCTCTGCGCTGAGAGAACTGACAGAGTTTGCATCAAGCAGATATGAGGGTTACCAACGAAATGAGTCTAAGACAGTCCTTCAGAACATCTTGGACGAGCGTCGCAGAGAGTTCTGCTTCGACTTCACCATGCGTTGGCTCGATCTCACAAGACTTCAGACCGGCTTCAAGCGATCTCTCAGAAGAGCAGGGCAGGAGGATCAGGTATTTGAGATAAAGGACAATGACCACCACTTCTGTATGCCTATCCCCAACAAGGAAGAGCGAATCGAGAATCCCATCCCTCAAAATCCGGGATGGACAGGTTTTTAA
- a CDS encoding DUF2851 family protein codes for MTEQHLHYIWKNRLFDALLFGEEQVRVLKVGRQNICDGPDFEMARVVFGGLEWCGAVEIHLRASDWVKHGHDKDPRYDSVVLHIVMEADVEVTNTKGEVLPTALIQISPTLIHRLKDMDITSDALRCTPEMAEVPEVKWHNILDRLTVDRLRGKIMALEQRTDDGSYHTLFYHTLMRYLGAHANNDAMALVAQHLPYIYLKKHANDLIPLEAMLIGQASLISDHPRDDYEARLRDEYLFYAKKFELRPVPQGIFRKLRIRPYSYPARRLAIAASLMKQEGDIMTAVSTLDFATLEALLASSPSEYWCRHYDFGHASTRLMGGVGASTVRSLLINAIIPTAYHYHTAQGHRSKALEAIEWLTTLAAEENHIVRLFARHGVIARHASDTQALIHLYNNCCTQGLCLSCPIAPEIFRALRQGEK; via the coding sequence ATGACCGAACAACACCTGCATTATATCTGGAAAAACCGACTCTTCGATGCCCTCCTCTTCGGCGAAGAGCAGGTGCGTGTCCTCAAGGTCGGACGACAGAATATATGTGACGGGCCGGACTTCGAGATGGCGCGGGTTGTCTTCGGCGGACTCGAATGGTGCGGAGCAGTGGAGATACACCTCAGAGCTTCGGATTGGGTAAAGCACGGACACGACAAGGATCCACGCTATGACAGCGTGGTGCTTCATATCGTCATGGAGGCAGATGTCGAGGTGACCAATACCAAAGGAGAAGTCCTCCCTACTGCCCTCATACAGATATCGCCGACACTCATCCACCGGCTCAAGGATATGGACATCACTTCGGATGCCCTCCGTTGTACGCCAGAGATGGCTGAGGTCCCCGAAGTCAAGTGGCACAACATCCTCGACAGACTCACCGTAGACCGTCTCCGGGGGAAGATCATGGCTCTTGAGCAGAGGACGGATGACGGCAGTTATCACACTCTCTTTTATCACACCTTGATGCGTTATCTGGGTGCACACGCCAACAACGATGCCATGGCGCTCGTGGCACAGCATCTCCCTTATATCTATCTGAAAAAACACGCCAACGACCTCATCCCTCTCGAAGCCATGCTGATCGGTCAGGCCTCGCTCATCTCCGATCATCCACGAGACGACTATGAAGCCCGATTGAGGGACGAATACTTGTTTTACGCCAAGAAGTTTGAGCTCCGACCCGTGCCCCAAGGCATCTTCCGTAAGCTCCGTATCCGTCCTTACTCTTACCCTGCACGCCGGCTCGCCATCGCAGCTTCGTTGATGAAACAAGAGGGGGACATCATGACTGCTGTCTCCACCCTCGACTTTGCGACCCTCGAAGCTCTTCTTGCCTCTTCTCCATCCGAATACTGGTGCCGACACTACGACTTTGGGCACGCTTCGACACGTCTCATGGGCGGAGTGGGTGCGAGCACAGTACGCTCTCTCCTCATCAATGCCATCATCCCCACGGCTTACCACTACCACACCGCCCAAGGTCACCGGTCCAAGGCTCTTGAGGCCATCGAATGGCTGACAACACTCGCTGCCGAGGAGAATCACATCGTACGTCTCTTCGCCCGACACGGCGTCATCGCTCGCCACGCCTCTGACACCCAAGCCCTCATCCATCTCTACAACAACTGTTGCACCCAAGGTCTCTGCCTCTCGTGCCCCATAGCGCCCGAGATCTTCCGTGCCCTCAGGCAAGGAGAGAAGTAG
- the xseB gene encoding exodeoxyribonuclease VII small subunit encodes MATKNKTDNISKLSYDEALQEAEDILRRLENEKLPIDQVIAQSRRVASLIKHCKVKITEVGKEVDDILDDLQDDENIRP; translated from the coding sequence ATGGCAACCAAAAACAAAACAGACAACATATCAAAGCTCTCCTACGACGAAGCTCTCCAAGAGGCCGAAGATATCCTCCGTCGTCTCGAAAATGAGAAGCTACCCATCGATCAAGTCATCGCACAAAGCCGAAGAGTAGCATCACTCATCAAGCACTGCAAGGTCAAGATCACCGAAGTCGGCAAAGAAGTCGATGACATCCTCGATGATCTGCAAGACGACGAGAACATCCGTCCCTGA
- the uvrA gene encoding excinuclease ABC subunit UvrA: MSKGNEYIEVHRARVNNLKDVSVKIPRDRLVVITGLSGSGKSSLAFDTLYAEGQRRYVESLSVYARQFVGKMAKPECDYISGIPPAIAIRQSSGGGRSPRSTVGTSTEVYDYMKMLFARIGKTISPVSGEVVRRHTVADVRDFVAILDDGTKYMVLAPVILPEDRTLVAHLRLLMQIGYSRIAVKDEVMRIGDLEDEYIEGLEPEDVSIVIDRLSASRDNEALSQRLGDAVETAFFEGRGKATILYEGGSKGWMRRSFSDVFEADGIVFEEPTDNLFSFNSPVGACPVCEGFSKVMGIDEDLVVPNKRLSVYDNAVVCWRGEKMSVWLTEFISSVEKYDFPIHRPYNELTEEQKDLLWHGAPGVYGIDAFFEYLETQTYKMHYRIMLARFKGRTTCPECKGRRLKKEALYVRIAGKNIADLVEMPISELNKWLRDLSLDDHDMKVGERLLDELRLRVALLDEIGLGYLTLDRLSNTLSGGESQRIALSTSLGSGLIGSLYILDEPSIGLHSRDTHLLIDIVRRLADMGNTVVVVEHDEEMIRAADLIIDIGPGAGREGGQIVYQGSPTTLPPASDSHTVEYLSGRACIPWPTQRRKWDRSMLVKGAYLHNLKGVDIEIPLGVITVVTGVSGSGKSSFVRDIFYEGMKRLLDGAPIESIACERIMGNLSDVKALEYVDQNSLGKSSRSNPVTYIGAYDEIRKLFAAQQLSKQMGYTPVFFSFNKEGGRCEYCKGEGVVNVEMQFMADMQIECEECHGKRFSEDVLEVKFEDKSIYDILEMTVTEAIDFFSAHKAEYVECKRIAGLLQALKDVGLGYVKLGQNSSSLSGGESQRVKLAYYIAGVKRDKTLFIFDEPTTGLHVHDVHVLMEAFDALLKKGHSLLIVEHNMEVIKCADHIIDLGPEGGKDGGHLVFSGTPEGLMACENSYTGKYLKEKYDSDHR, translated from the coding sequence ATGAGTAAAGGAAACGAATATATAGAAGTCCACAGGGCAAGGGTCAATAACCTCAAGGATGTGTCGGTCAAGATCCCTCGGGATCGGCTGGTCGTGATCACGGGATTGAGTGGCTCGGGCAAGAGTTCGCTCGCCTTTGATACCCTCTATGCCGAGGGACAGCGCCGTTATGTCGAGAGCTTGAGTGTGTACGCCCGCCAGTTTGTGGGCAAGATGGCCAAGCCGGAGTGCGACTACATCTCCGGCATCCCTCCCGCCATCGCCATACGCCAGTCGTCCGGAGGAGGGCGTTCGCCCCGATCCACGGTAGGTACCTCGACGGAGGTGTATGACTACATGAAGATGCTCTTCGCCCGTATCGGCAAGACCATATCTCCCGTGAGCGGAGAGGTCGTGCGTCGTCATACCGTGGCGGATGTGCGCGACTTTGTGGCCATTCTGGACGATGGGACGAAGTATATGGTGCTTGCTCCGGTGATCCTTCCCGAGGACAGGACTCTTGTGGCGCACTTGCGACTCTTGATGCAGATCGGTTACAGCCGTATCGCCGTCAAGGATGAGGTGATGCGTATAGGAGACCTTGAGGATGAGTATATCGAAGGCCTTGAGCCGGAGGATGTGTCCATCGTCATCGACAGACTTTCGGCAAGTCGGGACAACGAGGCTCTCTCTCAGCGTCTCGGAGATGCGGTGGAGACCGCTTTCTTTGAGGGTCGAGGCAAGGCTACGATCCTCTACGAGGGAGGCTCCAAGGGGTGGATGAGACGCTCCTTCTCGGATGTCTTCGAGGCTGATGGCATCGTCTTTGAAGAGCCTACGGACAACCTTTTCAGCTTCAACAGCCCTGTCGGTGCTTGCCCCGTATGCGAGGGCTTCAGCAAAGTCATGGGGATAGATGAGGATCTCGTCGTGCCGAACAAGAGGCTCTCGGTCTACGATAACGCTGTCGTGTGCTGGAGAGGGGAGAAGATGTCGGTGTGGCTCACCGAGTTCATCTCGTCCGTGGAGAAGTACGACTTCCCCATCCATCGCCCCTACAACGAACTCACCGAAGAGCAAAAAGACCTGCTATGGCATGGAGCTCCGGGTGTGTACGGGATAGATGCCTTTTTCGAGTACCTTGAGACACAGACGTACAAGATGCACTATCGGATCATGTTGGCTCGATTCAAGGGGCGCACCACCTGTCCCGAGTGCAAGGGGCGAAGGCTCAAAAAGGAGGCTCTCTATGTCCGCATTGCCGGCAAAAACATCGCTGACCTCGTGGAGATGCCGATCTCCGAACTCAACAAGTGGCTCCGAGACCTTTCTCTTGACGACCACGACATGAAGGTCGGGGAGCGACTCCTCGATGAACTTCGTCTCAGGGTCGCTCTCCTCGATGAGATAGGGCTCGGCTACCTCACTCTGGATCGTCTCTCCAATACTCTCTCGGGTGGTGAGAGCCAGCGTATAGCCTTGTCCACCTCTCTCGGTAGCGGACTCATCGGTTCGTTGTACATCCTTGACGAGCCAAGTATAGGTCTCCACTCCAGAGACACACATCTCCTCATCGACATCGTCCGCAGGCTGGCGGACATGGGGAATACCGTCGTCGTCGTCGAGCACGACGAAGAGATGATCCGGGCGGCGGACTTGATCATCGACATAGGCCCCGGTGCAGGGCGTGAGGGAGGACAGATCGTCTACCAGGGCAGTCCCACGACTTTGCCCCCTGCCTCTGACAGTCATACCGTCGAATACCTTTCGGGACGAGCGTGTATACCTTGGCCGACACAGCGTCGCAAGTGGGATCGTTCGATGCTGGTCAAGGGGGCATACCTCCATAACCTCAAAGGGGTGGACATCGAGATCCCTCTCGGGGTGATCACGGTGGTGACCGGAGTGAGTGGCTCGGGCAAGAGTTCGTTCGTCAGGGACATCTTCTACGAAGGCATGAAGCGTCTCTTGGACGGTGCTCCGATCGAATCCATCGCTTGTGAGCGCATCATGGGCAACCTCAGCGATGTCAAGGCATTGGAGTATGTCGATCAGAATTCGCTCGGCAAGAGCTCACGCTCCAATCCCGTGACCTACATCGGAGCTTACGACGAGATCCGAAAGCTCTTCGCGGCTCAGCAGTTGTCAAAACAGATGGGATACACACCGGTCTTTTTTTCGTTCAACAAAGAAGGCGGACGATGCGAGTACTGCAAGGGCGAGGGTGTCGTGAATGTCGAGATGCAGTTCATGGCGGACATGCAGATCGAGTGTGAGGAATGTCATGGCAAACGATTTTCGGAAGATGTGCTGGAGGTGAAGTTCGAGGACAAGAGCATCTACGACATCTTGGAGATGACCGTGACAGAAGCCATAGACTTCTTCTCCGCCCATAAGGCCGAGTATGTAGAGTGCAAGCGCATTGCAGGGCTCCTCCAAGCACTCAAGGATGTGGGGCTCGGTTATGTCAAGCTGGGGCAAAACTCATCGTCACTCTCGGGCGGAGAGAGCCAGCGTGTCAAGCTCGCTTACTACATCGCAGGGGTCAAGAGGGACAAGACGCTCTTCATCTTTGACGAACCGACCACCGGGCTTCACGTCCACGATGTGCACGTGCTTATGGAGGCTTTCGACGCCCTCCTGAAGAAAGGGCATTCGCTCCTCATCGTCGAGCACAATATGGAGGTCATCAAGTGTGCCGATCACATCATCGACTTGGGTCCCGAGGGGGGCAAGGATGGGGGACATCTCGTCTTCAGCGGTACACCTGAGGGCTTGATGGCATGCGAAAACTCTTATACGGGTAAGTATCTCAAAGAGAAATACGACAGCGATCACCGATAG